A genomic stretch from Pararhizobium sp. IMCC21322 includes:
- a CDS encoding VOC family protein: MSRQTVTGIGGIFFRAKDPGALASWYREHLGVDEVPKDYDTPAWQTAKGTTVFAPFAADTDYFGRLEQNWMINFRVADMDAMVSQLEAAGIAVKRDPETYPNGRFARLHDPEGNPVELWEPAE, from the coding sequence ATGTCCCGGCAGACGGTCACTGGCATAGGCGGCATTTTCTTTCGCGCGAAAGACCCTGGCGCACTGGCCAGCTGGTACCGTGAGCATCTGGGTGTGGATGAAGTTCCAAAAGATTATGACACTCCAGCATGGCAGACTGCAAAGGGGACGACAGTATTCGCCCCCTTTGCGGCAGACACCGACTATTTTGGACGCCTTGAGCAAAACTGGATGATCAATTTTCGCGTCGCGGATATGGATGCCATGGTGTCGCAATTGGAGGCTGCCGGGATTGCCGTGAAACGCGATCCTGAAACCTATCCCAATGGCCGGTTTGCCCGCTTGCATGATCCGGAAGGCAATCCGGTGGAATTGTGGGAACCGGCGGAATAG
- a CDS encoding CoA-acylating methylmalonate-semialdehyde dehydrogenase produces the protein MARVNNIIGGKPHISQSGRTAVLYNPATGEQNGEVGLSSASELDMAVEAAKAALPGWANLPPLKRAAVMFKVKYLIEQNFDRIADAISAEHGKTHDDALGEVQRGLEVVDFACGIPHLLKGEFSRNVGPSIDSFSDRQPLGIVAGITPFNFPAMVPLWMYPMAIACGNCFILKPSEKDPTAVNMIAEFFMEAGLPAGVLNVIHGDKEVVDAILTHKDIKAVSFVGSTPIAEYVYHTGTANNKRVQALGGAKNHMVVMPDADIDKTVDALMGAGYGSAGERCMAISVAVPVGDAIADKLVEALKPRIESLKIGPATDAQADMGPLVTQQHKDKVVGYIDAGEKEGAELVVDGRGLSLQGYENGYFVGGTLFDRVTTDMSIYKEEIFGPVLSVVRADSFETATKMINEHEFGNGTAIFTRDGDAARSFADSIEVGMVGINVPIPVPVAYHSFGGWKRSLFGDHSIYGPEGIRFYTRLKTVTSRWPDGIKEGAIFNFPTM, from the coding sequence ATGGCACGCGTAAATAATATTATTGGTGGCAAACCCCACATCAGCCAAAGCGGTCGCACCGCGGTGCTCTATAACCCGGCAACGGGGGAGCAGAATGGAGAGGTTGGTCTTTCATCCGCGTCTGAACTGGACATGGCTGTTGAAGCTGCAAAAGCTGCGCTTCCCGGATGGGCCAATTTGCCGCCGCTGAAACGTGCCGCAGTGATGTTCAAGGTCAAATATCTGATTGAACAGAACTTTGACCGGATTGCGGATGCTATTTCTGCCGAACATGGCAAAACCCATGATGATGCGCTTGGTGAAGTGCAACGCGGCTTGGAAGTTGTGGATTTTGCCTGTGGCATTCCTCACCTTTTGAAAGGCGAGTTTTCCCGCAATGTAGGTCCATCCATCGACAGTTTTTCCGACCGTCAGCCATTGGGTATCGTGGCCGGTATTACGCCTTTCAATTTCCCGGCCATGGTGCCGCTCTGGATGTATCCAATGGCGATTGCCTGCGGCAATTGCTTCATTCTGAAACCATCTGAAAAAGACCCGACAGCGGTCAATATGATCGCGGAATTTTTCATGGAAGCCGGTCTTCCAGCTGGCGTTCTGAATGTCATTCACGGTGACAAGGAAGTTGTGGACGCAATCCTTACCCACAAGGACATCAAGGCTGTATCTTTCGTCGGATCAACGCCGATTGCCGAATATGTCTATCACACCGGAACGGCCAATAATAAGCGCGTTCAGGCTCTTGGTGGCGCCAAGAACCACATGGTGGTGATGCCGGATGCTGATATCGACAAGACGGTCGATGCGTTGATGGGTGCCGGTTACGGCTCTGCTGGCGAGCGCTGCATGGCGATTTCCGTCGCAGTTCCCGTGGGTGATGCAATCGCAGACAAGCTTGTTGAAGCTTTGAAGCCACGTATTGAATCGCTCAAAATCGGCCCGGCTACGGATGCTCAGGCTGATATGGGTCCACTTGTGACCCAGCAGCACAAGGACAAGGTTGTCGGCTATATTGATGCGGGCGAAAAAGAAGGCGCTGAGCTCGTTGTCGATGGCCGTGGGCTTAGCCTGCAGGGCTATGAGAATGGTTATTTTGTCGGTGGAACCCTGTTTGACCGCGTGACGACCGACATGTCGATCTACAAGGAAGAGATTTTCGGACCGGTTTTGTCCGTGGTGCGTGCGGACAGTTTTGAAACCGCGACCAAAATGATCAACGAGCATGAGTTCGGCAATGGCACCGCAATTTTCACCCGCGATGGTGATGCGGCGCGCAGCTTTGCTGACAGTATTGAAGTTGGCATGGTCGGTATCAATGTGCCGATCCCGGTTCCCGTTGCCTACCACTCCTTTGGTGGTTGGAAACGGTCTCTGTTTGGAGATCACTCAATCTACGGTCCAGAAGGCATCCGGTTCTATACCCGTCTCAAAACGGTCACCAGCCGCTGGCCCGATGGTATCAAGGAAGGTGCGATCTTCAATTTCCCGACAATGTAA
- a CDS encoding ABC transporter permease → MSEITVTPKIPTLPEEWREPLIWLAILCTLIALFVPLAFLAGDDGIAKPLRTPAGLCVILIAGAVASVRFQGWFGDIILFLSAHVTVGILLFMLPAYTGVAGWGFWLLLAGSWLLAWHVVTRLSDRRLKGYKQTLLDLAIPVLFGLWLLLLWEMIVVGAGVPYVLLPPPSQIGARIAESLPLLWADFRQTFLLGVLPGYIIGCGAGFVVAVLVDKVPFLQRGLLPVGNMASALPIIGVAPIMVMWFGFGPSSKIAVVVIMIFFPMLVNTVAGFAAAGNMEKDLMRTYAASYGQTLSKLRLPNAMPFIFNALKINSTLALIGAIVAEFFGSPTVGMGFRISTEFGRLNTDLVWATIAVAALAGSTFYGLIALIERRITFWHPSARG, encoded by the coding sequence ATGAGCGAAATCACCGTGACACCAAAAATACCAACGCTGCCTGAAGAGTGGCGCGAACCGCTTATCTGGCTCGCAATCCTTTGCACACTTATCGCGCTGTTTGTTCCTCTGGCCTTTCTTGCAGGTGATGATGGCATTGCAAAACCGCTGCGCACGCCTGCCGGGCTGTGTGTCATTCTGATCGCTGGTGCGGTCGCTTCCGTTCGCTTCCAGGGCTGGTTCGGAGATATTATTCTCTTCCTGTCTGCACATGTGACCGTCGGTATTCTGCTGTTCATGTTGCCTGCCTATACCGGCGTCGCTGGATGGGGCTTCTGGCTGCTTCTGGCAGGTAGTTGGTTGTTGGCATGGCATGTGGTGACCCGTCTGTCCGATCGTCGTTTGAAAGGGTATAAACAAACCCTGCTCGACCTTGCCATTCCGGTCCTGTTCGGATTGTGGCTGCTGCTGCTGTGGGAAATGATTGTCGTGGGTGCGGGCGTCCCCTATGTGCTGCTGCCACCCCCAAGCCAGATCGGCGCACGGATTGCTGAATCACTGCCGTTGCTGTGGGCTGACTTCCGGCAAACATTCCTGTTGGGGGTTTTGCCGGGTTACATCATTGGCTGCGGCGCAGGCTTTGTTGTCGCTGTTCTGGTGGACAAGGTTCCCTTCCTGCAACGCGGTCTTCTGCCCGTTGGCAATATGGCCTCTGCATTGCCGATTATCGGCGTGGCCCCGATCATGGTGATGTGGTTCGGGTTTGGACCGAGCTCAAAAATCGCCGTTGTTGTGATCATGATTTTCTTTCCGATGCTGGTGAATACGGTGGCCGGGTTTGCCGCTGCCGGAAACATGGAAAAGGATTTAATGCGCACCTATGCGGCCTCTTACGGGCAAACGCTTTCCAAGTTGCGCCTGCCAAATGCCATGCCGTTCATTTTCAACGCTCTGAAGATAAACTCAACGCTGGCATTGATCGGTGCGATCGTCGCCGAATTCTTTGGTTCACCGACCGTGGGCATGGGTTTTCGGATCAGTACAGAATTTGGTCGCTTGAATACGGATTTGGTCTGGGCCACCATTGCGGTAGCAGCTTTGGCCGGGTCAACCTTCTATGGTCTAATTGCGCTTATTGAGCGCAGGATTACCTTCTGGCATCCCTCGGCACGAGGCTGA
- a CDS encoding TetR family transcriptional regulator C-terminal domain-containing protein, with protein sequence MDLDESGSRPGQGPGDDVKPRKATRIQLRNQERILEGALSIFASSGFRGATVDELAKASGMTKPNLLYYFRSKKALYVAVLELVLERWLEPLEQLDPDGNPAEQILTYMRAKLAMSKERPEDSRLFANEILNGAPMLGTVLQGHLKELVEQKAAVIRHWCDTGQLNRVDPNHLIFMLWATTQHYADFEVQVAALLGENKRDKIYQDAATTLETLFMHGLLPRK encoded by the coding sequence ATGGATTTGGACGAATCAGGATCGCGACCGGGGCAGGGGCCGGGTGATGATGTGAAGCCGCGCAAGGCTACCCGCATCCAGCTACGCAATCAGGAGCGCATTCTGGAAGGTGCTCTGAGCATCTTTGCATCAAGCGGGTTTCGTGGCGCGACCGTTGATGAATTGGCCAAAGCCTCTGGCATGACCAAGCCCAATCTCCTGTATTACTTCAGAAGCAAGAAAGCGCTTTACGTTGCGGTGCTGGAACTTGTGCTGGAGCGCTGGCTGGAACCACTGGAACAGCTTGACCCGGATGGCAATCCTGCGGAGCAGATTCTCACCTATATGCGTGCCAAGCTGGCCATGTCGAAAGAGCGACCGGAAGATTCACGTCTCTTTGCCAACGAAATTCTCAATGGCGCACCGATGCTGGGCACGGTGCTGCAAGGTCATTTGAAAGAACTGGTGGAACAAAAAGCTGCTGTGATCCGCCATTGGTGTGACACCGGACAGCTCAATCGGGTAGATCCCAACCACCTGATTTTCATGCTATGGGCGACAACCCAGCATTATGCGGATTTCGAGGTTCAGGTCGCCGCGCTGCTTGGCGAAAACAAGCGCGACAAGATTTATCAAGACGCAGCGACAACACTTGAAACCTTGTTTATGCATGGATTGTTGCCACGCAAGTAA
- a CDS encoding ABC transporter permease: MTTDAMASPVSKPQKGLLSRALSGTLLPVTVVVLGIIAIWYVAAISMNSTFQRSLDERAEATPSTIEFVVSTLNQERPVLPSPHQVAENLWDTVFNKKITSKRSLVYHAGVTLAPTLLGFLMGTGLGILLATIIVHVLSMEKSLMPWIITSQTIPILAIAPMVILVLDAVGIRGLLPKALISMYLSFFPITVGMVKGLRSPDKMHLDLLRTYNGSAWQTFWKLRWPSSLPYLFTSMKVAIAISLIGAIVGELPTGAVAGLGARLLSGSYYGQTVLIWSALLMAAFCAAMLVALVGVAEKWMRRRMGEKVEAGS, from the coding sequence ATGACGACTGATGCCATGGCGTCGCCCGTTTCAAAACCTCAAAAAGGCCTGTTGAGCCGTGCGCTCTCCGGGACGCTGCTCCCGGTGACTGTGGTTGTCCTCGGCATAATCGCTATTTGGTATGTTGCGGCAATCAGCATGAATTCAACGTTTCAGCGCAGTCTCGACGAGCGTGCGGAAGCCACGCCTTCTACCATTGAATTTGTGGTCTCCACATTGAATCAGGAACGGCCGGTCCTGCCCTCGCCTCATCAGGTAGCGGAAAATCTTTGGGACACTGTTTTTAACAAGAAAATCACATCCAAACGCAGTCTGGTCTATCATGCCGGTGTAACCCTGGCGCCCACGCTTCTGGGCTTTTTGATGGGAACCGGGCTTGGCATTTTGCTGGCAACAATCATTGTTCATGTCCTGTCCATGGAAAAGAGCCTGATGCCATGGATCATCACGTCTCAAACCATTCCCATTCTGGCCATTGCGCCAATGGTCATTCTGGTACTGGACGCGGTTGGTATTCGCGGGTTGCTGCCAAAAGCGCTGATTTCCATGTATCTGTCCTTCTTTCCCATTACTGTCGGCATGGTCAAAGGGCTGCGGTCGCCTGACAAGATGCATCTTGATCTGCTGCGCACCTATAATGGCAGCGCGTGGCAGACTTTCTGGAAGCTGCGCTGGCCTTCGTCCCTGCCCTATCTTTTCACCAGTATGAAAGTGGCAATTGCGATTTCACTGATCGGTGCCATTGTTGGTGAATTGCCAACAGGCGCTGTCGCGGGTCTTGGTGCACGGCTTCTATCGGGCTCGTACTATGGTCAGACAGTGCTGATCTGGTCAGCCCTGCTGATGGCCGCCTTTTGTGCAGCCATGCTGGTGGCGCTGGTTGGTGTTGCCGAAAAATGGATGCGCCGGCGCATGGGCGAAAAAGTCGAGGCCGGGTCATGA
- the hydA gene encoding dihydropyrimidinase: MTKVIKGGTIVAADRTYKADVLIDGESIVAVGADLEGDEIIDASGCYVMPGGIDPHTHLEMPFMGTHSTDDFDTGTAAALAGGTTMVVDFCLPDPSGGLLDPLQQWYQKAGKARTDYSFHMAITGWSEQIFNDMPKVVAEGINTFKHFMAYKGALMVDDDEMFASFSRCAEIGAMPLVHAENGDVVAQIQQRLLAEGNNGPEAHGYSRPPEVEGEAANRAIMIADQAGVPLYIVHVSCEQAHEAIRRARQKGMRVYGEPLIQHLTLDESEYFNEDWDYAARRVMSPPFRDKLNQDGLWAGLAAGSLQVVATDHCAFTTEQKRSGIGDFTKIPNGTGGLEDRMPVLWTRGVRTGRLTMNEFVAVTSTNIARILNMYPKKGAIMPGADADIVVWDPEASKTIQASTQKSAIDYNVFEGFEVTGLPVMTFNRGEMVYKEGDVIGETGRGRFIKREANPPVNQALSTWKELTHPRKIERSGIPAGV, encoded by the coding sequence ATGACCAAAGTTATCAAGGGCGGAACCATTGTTGCCGCTGACCGCACCTACAAGGCTGACGTGCTGATAGATGGCGAAAGCATTGTTGCGGTTGGCGCTGATCTTGAGGGCGATGAAATCATCGATGCTTCCGGCTGCTATGTGATGCCCGGCGGTATCGACCCGCACACCCATTTGGAAATGCCGTTTATGGGCACCCATTCCACAGATGATTTTGACACTGGCACGGCAGCCGCTCTGGCCGGTGGCACCACAATGGTCGTGGATTTCTGCCTGCCTGACCCATCGGGTGGCCTGCTGGACCCGCTGCAACAATGGTATCAGAAAGCCGGGAAAGCGCGGACTGACTATTCGTTCCACATGGCAATCACCGGCTGGAGCGAGCAGATTTTCAACGACATGCCGAAGGTCGTGGCCGAAGGCATCAATACGTTCAAACACTTCATGGCCTATAAGGGTGCCTTGATGGTGGATGATGACGAGATGTTCGCATCCTTCTCCCGATGCGCCGAAATTGGAGCCATGCCGCTGGTCCATGCCGAAAATGGCGATGTGGTGGCACAAATCCAGCAACGGCTTCTGGCCGAAGGCAACAATGGCCCGGAAGCTCATGGCTATTCCCGCCCGCCCGAAGTTGAAGGGGAAGCTGCCAATCGTGCGATCATGATTGCCGATCAGGCTGGTGTTCCGCTTTATATTGTTCATGTTTCCTGCGAACAGGCCCACGAAGCCATTCGCCGCGCGCGGCAAAAGGGTATGCGGGTCTATGGGGAACCGTTGATCCAGCATCTGACGCTGGATGAAAGCGAGTATTTCAACGAAGACTGGGATTATGCGGCGCGCCGCGTCATGTCACCGCCATTCCGCGACAAGCTGAATCAGGATGGATTATGGGCAGGGCTTGCTGCCGGCAGCCTTCAGGTGGTTGCGACCGATCATTGCGCATTTACCACAGAGCAAAAGCGGTCAGGCATCGGTGATTTTACGAAAATTCCGAATGGAACGGGCGGTCTGGAAGACCGGATGCCTGTGTTGTGGACGCGCGGTGTGCGCACAGGCCGTTTGACCATGAATGAATTTGTGGCTGTGACCTCTACCAACATTGCCCGCATTCTCAACATGTATCCCAAGAAGGGTGCGATCATGCCCGGTGCGGATGCTGACATTGTGGTCTGGGATCCTGAAGCGTCAAAAACCATTCAAGCCAGCACACAGAAATCAGCCATTGATTACAATGTGTTCGAAGGCTTTGAAGTGACGGGCCTGCCGGTCATGACCTTCAACCGGGGTGAGATGGTGTACAAGGAAGGCGACGTGATCGGCGAAACCGGTCGCGGGCGCTTCATCAAACGCGAAGCCAACCCTCCCGTTAATCAGGCCCTGTCCACCTGGAAAGAGCTGACGCATCCACGCAAAATTGAGCGCAGCGGCATTCCTGCTGGCGTTTAG
- a CDS encoding Zn-dependent hydrolase, producing the protein MAAPSDNLKINGDRLWDMLMEMAKIGPGIAGGNNRQTLTDEDGEGRILFHKWCIEAGLTMGIDQMGNMFMRREGTDPDALPVYVGSHLDTQPTGGKYDGVLGVLAGLEIVRTLNDLDMKTKHPIVVTNWTNEEGTRFAPAMLASGVFAGMHTQDWAYERTDAEGKTFGTELKRIGWRGEEEVGARKMHAFFELHIEQGPILEIEGKDIGVVTHGQGLSWTQITITGKESHTGSTPMPMRKNAGLGMAKVLQLVDEVAWSHKPDAVGAAGHIDVYPNSRNVIPGKVVFTVDLRSPQLAVIEDMEARLKDGAQKICDDMGLEIAFEKVGGFDPVTFDETCVTAVRNAAERLGYSHRDLISGAGHDACWINRVAPTAMVMCPCVDGLSHNEAEEISPEWAKAGADVLFHAVVETAEIVE; encoded by the coding sequence ATGGCAGCACCAAGTGATAATCTGAAGATCAACGGCGATCGGCTTTGGGATATGCTGATGGAAATGGCCAAAATCGGTCCCGGAATTGCTGGTGGAAACAACCGGCAAACCCTGACCGATGAAGATGGCGAAGGGCGCATCCTGTTTCACAAATGGTGCATTGAAGCCGGCCTGACCATGGGGATTGACCAGATGGGCAACATGTTCATGCGCCGTGAAGGAACGGACCCGGATGCGCTGCCCGTCTATGTGGGCTCGCATCTGGATACGCAGCCAACTGGTGGCAAATATGATGGCGTATTGGGCGTGCTGGCCGGTCTGGAAATTGTCCGTACCCTCAATGATCTGGACATGAAAACCAAACACCCGATTGTAGTGACAAACTGGACCAATGAGGAAGGCACACGCTTTGCGCCCGCCATGCTTGCCTCAGGCGTGTTTGCAGGCATGCACACCCAGGATTGGGCCTATGAGCGGACTGATGCAGAGGGAAAAACCTTCGGCACCGAGTTGAAACGCATTGGCTGGCGCGGCGAAGAAGAAGTCGGTGCCAGAAAAATGCACGCGTTCTTTGAACTGCATATTGAACAAGGGCCAATTCTTGAAATTGAAGGCAAGGATATTGGTGTTGTGACTCACGGTCAGGGCCTTTCCTGGACGCAAATCACCATCACCGGCAAGGAAAGCCATACGGGCTCAACCCCGATGCCCATGCGCAAGAATGCAGGGCTGGGAATGGCCAAAGTCCTGCAGCTGGTTGATGAGGTCGCCTGGTCTCACAAGCCCGATGCAGTTGGTGCCGCGGGCCACATTGATGTCTATCCCAACAGCCGCAATGTCATCCCCGGCAAAGTAGTGTTCACAGTAGATTTGCGGTCTCCGCAACTGGCTGTGATTGAAGATATGGAAGCTCGTCTGAAAGATGGCGCGCAGAAAATCTGTGATGACATGGGGCTTGAGATCGCATTCGAGAAAGTTGGCGGGTTTGATCCGGTGACCTTTGACGAGACATGCGTAACGGCTGTGCGCAATGCCGCCGAGCGGCTTGGCTACAGCCATCGTGATCTGATTTCTGGTGCCGGGCATGATGCCTGCTGGATCAACCGTGTGGCACCAACGGCCATGGTCATGTGCCCTTGCGTAGATGGTCTTTCCCACAATGAGGCGGAAGAGATTTCGCCGGAATGGGCCAAAGCCGGTGCCGATGTGTTGTTTCACGCCGTTGTAGAGACGGCAGAGATTGTTGAATAG
- a CDS encoding ABC transporter ATP-binding protein has protein sequence MNEPSLKEPDVSEKSVIQIDDLSLIFETNDGPVHALSDIDLSIAEGEFVSLIGPSGCGKTTLLRVIADLERATAGTITVNGVSPEQARLNRAYGYVFQAAALYPWRTIDRNIALPLEIMGLSKEEQNSRIAKNLDLVNLTGFEKKFPWQLSGGMQQRASIARALAVEPDLLLMDEPFGALDEIVRDHLNEQLLKLWEKTNKTVVFVTHSIPEAVFLSTKIVVMSPRPGRVHDVIDCNLPRERTLDVRETPQFLEIAHRVREGLRAGHSYDD, from the coding sequence ATGAATGAGCCTTCTTTGAAGGAACCGGATGTCAGCGAAAAATCTGTGATTCAGATTGATGATCTGTCGCTGATATTTGAAACAAATGATGGCCCGGTCCACGCCCTGTCAGATATTGATTTGTCGATTGCTGAAGGTGAGTTCGTCTCCTTGATCGGCCCGTCAGGCTGCGGCAAAACCACATTGCTGCGCGTGATCGCTGATCTTGAGCGCGCAACTGCGGGTACAATCACGGTCAATGGTGTTTCACCCGAACAGGCCAGGCTGAACCGCGCTTACGGCTATGTGTTTCAGGCCGCCGCGCTGTACCCGTGGCGAACCATCGATCGCAACATCGCGCTGCCACTGGAAATCATGGGCCTGTCCAAAGAGGAACAGAACAGCCGGATCGCGAAAAATCTGGATCTGGTAAACCTCACAGGGTTTGAGAAAAAATTCCCCTGGCAATTATCCGGCGGCATGCAGCAGCGGGCGTCCATTGCACGCGCACTGGCCGTGGAACCCGATCTTCTTCTTATGGATGAGCCATTCGGCGCACTGGACGAGATTGTCCGCGATCATTTGAATGAGCAGCTTTTGAAGCTCTGGGAAAAGACCAACAAAACAGTGGTCTTTGTCACTCACTCGATCCCGGAGGCCGTGTTCCTGTCCACCAAGATCGTTGTGATGTCACCACGGCCGGGCCGCGTTCATGATGTGATTGATTGCAATTTACCGCGTGAACGCACGCTGGATGTCCGCGAAACGCCGCAATTCCTGGAAATTGCCCACCGCGTCCGTGAAGGCTTGAGGGCGGGACATTCCTATGACGACTGA
- a CDS encoding ABC transporter substrate-binding protein yields the protein MKRLLKGAMALGVATGISVAASTGFAADPVTLQLQWVTQAQFAGYYVALENGYYSDMDLDVTIKPGAPDISPPQVLAGGGADVMLNWMPSAMAARERGVPVVNIAQPFKSSGLMLTCRKETGITSPEDFKGKTIGVWFFGNEYPFLSWMSQLGISTDGGSDGVTVLKQGFNVDPIIQKQADCISTMTYNEYGQVLDAGIPEDELVVFKYEDQGVSTLEDGIYVLEENLEDPAFVDKMARFVAASMKGWDWAKENPDAAADIVLEYDETGAQTEKHQKRMMGEIAKLLGDAGGKLDPADYQRTIDTLLAGGSDPVISKAPEGAWTHVVIDKAMAM from the coding sequence ATGAAGAGACTTCTTAAAGGGGCTATGGCTCTGGGAGTTGCAACCGGCATAAGCGTTGCAGCATCCACCGGCTTTGCAGCCGACCCTGTAACACTGCAATTGCAGTGGGTCACACAGGCGCAGTTTGCAGGCTATTATGTAGCACTGGAAAACGGCTATTATTCAGACATGGATCTGGATGTGACCATCAAGCCGGGTGCGCCTGATATTTCCCCGCCACAGGTTCTGGCTGGCGGTGGCGCTGATGTGATGTTGAACTGGATGCCATCTGCCATGGCTGCGCGTGAGCGCGGTGTGCCTGTTGTCAATATTGCGCAGCCATTCAAAAGCTCTGGTCTGATGCTGACCTGCCGCAAAGAAACCGGCATTACCAGCCCGGAAGACTTTAAAGGCAAGACCATTGGTGTCTGGTTCTTCGGCAATGAATATCCGTTCCTGTCCTGGATGTCTCAGCTTGGCATTTCAACTGATGGCGGCTCTGATGGCGTGACCGTTCTGAAACAGGGTTTCAATGTGGACCCGATCATTCAGAAACAGGCTGATTGCATCTCCACCATGACCTACAATGAATATGGTCAGGTGCTGGATGCCGGCATTCCGGAAGACGAGCTGGTTGTTTTCAAATATGAAGATCAGGGCGTTTCCACTTTGGAAGACGGCATCTATGTGCTTGAAGAAAATCTTGAAGACCCTGCGTTCGTCGACAAAATGGCACGTTTTGTAGCAGCCTCCATGAAGGGCTGGGACTGGGCCAAGGAAAATCCGGATGCTGCAGCGGACATCGTTCTTGAGTATGATGAAACCGGTGCGCAAACCGAAAAGCATCAGAAGCGGATGATGGGCGAAATTGCCAAATTGCTGGGTGATGCCGGTGGCAAGCTGGACCCTGCAGATTATCAGCGCACAATCGATACGCTGCTGGCCGGTGGTTCTGACCCCGTGATTTCCAAAGCACCGGAAGGTGCCTGGACACATGTGGTCATCGACAAAGCCATGGCGATGTAA
- a CDS encoding aspartate aminotransferase family protein has protein sequence MNIQTPNKNNSLEAFWMPFTANRQFKESPRMFVGAKDMHYVTADGREVLDGTAGLWCVNAGHCRPKITEAIQKQAAELDYAPAFQMGHPKAFELAERLVDYMPDDINHVMYTNSGSESVETALKVALAYHRVNGDGSRFRLIGRERGYHGVNFGGISVGGIVSNRKMFGTLLTGVDHLAHTHDIEKNAFTRGIPEHGADLADELERICTLHDPSTVAAVIVEPVAGSTGVLIPPQGYLQRLRDICDKHGILLIFDEVITGFGRLGSPFAVQHFGVTPDIVITAKGLTSGVIPMGAVFVKDHIYEAFMQGPPHMIEFFHGYTYSGNPMAAAAALGALDTYEEEGLFQKGQELGQYWEDALHSLKGLPHVIDIRNIGLIGAIELEPIAGEPTKRAFSCFLEAYERNLLIRTTGDIIALSPPLIVEKSHIDELIDTLSGVLKDAA, from the coding sequence ATGAATATTCAAACACCCAACAAGAATAACAGCCTTGAAGCTTTTTGGATGCCGTTTACGGCCAATCGGCAATTCAAGGAATCTCCGCGCATGTTCGTTGGAGCCAAAGACATGCATTACGTGACCGCCGACGGGCGGGAAGTGCTGGATGGCACTGCGGGTCTGTGGTGCGTGAATGCTGGCCATTGCCGCCCGAAGATCACCGAAGCCATTCAGAAACAGGCTGCAGAATTGGACTATGCGCCAGCGTTTCAGATGGGCCATCCCAAAGCGTTTGAACTGGCGGAGCGCCTCGTCGACTATATGCCAGATGACATCAATCATGTGATGTACACCAATTCAGGATCTGAATCGGTGGAAACCGCTCTGAAAGTTGCCCTCGCCTACCACCGTGTGAATGGCGATGGATCACGGTTCCGTCTGATTGGCCGCGAACGCGGTTATCATGGCGTGAATTTCGGTGGCATATCGGTTGGGGGTATCGTTTCGAACCGCAAGATGTTCGGTACATTGCTGACCGGGGTTGATCACCTGGCCCACACCCATGATATCGAAAAAAACGCATTTACGCGCGGCATTCCGGAACATGGCGCTGATCTGGCTGATGAACTGGAACGGATATGCACATTGCACGACCCTTCCACGGTGGCAGCCGTTATCGTCGAGCCTGTAGCCGGATCAACCGGTGTTTTGATACCGCCTCAGGGCTATTTGCAGCGGCTGCGAGATATTTGCGACAAGCACGGTATTCTGCTTATTTTTGATGAAGTTATCACCGGTTTTGGGCGACTTGGATCGCCCTTTGCCGTTCAGCATTTTGGCGTCACACCGGATATTGTGATTACAGCCAAGGGTTTGACGAGCGGCGTCATCCCCATGGGGGCGGTATTTGTAAAAGACCATATTTACGAGGCTTTCATGCAAGGCCCACCGCATATGATCGAGTTCTTCCATGGTTATACCTATTCAGGAAATCCCATGGCGGCTGCAGCCGCTTTGGGCGCGCTTGATACCTATGAGGAAGAAGGATTGTTTCAAAAAGGTCAGGAGCTTGGACAATATTGGGAAGATGCGCTGCATTCACTGAAAGGCCTGCCGCATGTCATAGATATCCGCAATATTGGCCTCATCGGTGCTATTGAGCTGGAACCGATTGCAGGGGAACCCACAAAGCGTGCATTCTCCTGCTTCCTGGAAGCCTATGAACGCAACCTTCTAATCCGCACGACGGGTGATATCATTGCCCTGTCACCACCACTCATTGTTGAAAAATCCCATATTGATGAACTTATCGACACGCTGTCCGGCGTGTTGAAAGACGCAGCGTAA